TAAATTCCATGGACAAAGTGCGCGTACTCATCGTCGACGACTCCGCCCTGGTGCGTAAGCTCCTGTCGACGCTGCTTGCCCATGATCCGATGATCGAGGTGGTCGGCACCGCGCCCGATCCGTTCATCGCCCGCGAGAAGATCAAGCAGCTCGAGCCGGACGTGCTCACCCTGGACGTGGAGATGCCGCGCATGGACGGCATCACCTTCCTCGAGAACCTGATGCGGCTGCGGCCGATGCCGGTGGTGATGGTGTCCTCGCTCACCGAGCAGGGTGCGGAAGTGACATTGCGCGCACTCGAGCTTGGCGCGGTCGACTTCGTCACCAAGCCAGCGAGCGACCTGGCCGACCATCTGGCCGACTACGCCGAGGAGATCTGCGCCAAGGTCAAGATGGCCGCGCGCGCGCGGCCGCGGCCGCGCAGCGAGGTGCGACGGCTGGAAGTCGCTCCGCGCTACAGCGCCGACGCCGTGTTGCCGCGCGCGCAGGGCGCGGGCACCCGCGGCGGCAGCCCGATCATCGCCATCGGCGCCTCCACCGGCGGTACCGAGGCGATCCGCGTGATCCTCGAGGCGATGCCGCCGGACGCGCCGCCGATCGTCGTCACCCAGCATATTCCCGCCGCCTTCAGCGGGCCGTTCGCGCGGCGCATGGACGGCTGCTCGGCGATGCGCGTCACCGAGGCGGTCGATGGCCAGCCGATCCAGTCGGGACATGCCTACATCGCGCCCGGCGGGCAGCACCTGCTGGTGATGTGGGACGGCGCACGCTATGTCTGCCGGCTGCACGACGGCCCGCTCGTCAACCGGCACAAGCCCAGCGTGGACGTGCTGTTCCGCTCGGTGGCCGCCAGCGTCGGCAAGGTGGCGGTGGCCGCGCTGCTGACCGGCATGGGCGACGATGGCGCGCGCGGCCTGCTCGAACTGTCCCAGACCGGCGCCGCCACCCTGGTCCAGGACGAGGCGAGTTCGGTGGTCTGGGGCATGCCCGGCGCGGCCTGGAAACTCGGCGCGGCGCGCGAAATGCTGCCGCTGGACTGCATCCCCGCGCGCCTGCTCGAGCTGGCCCGCCAGGCTGCCGCCGGCGCGCCGCGCGCCGCCCTCCATTCGAACGGATGACACCATGAACGCGATCCCGGCTTTCCGTCACGCGCGCCCGTGGGGCGGCCTCCTGGCCAGCGCCGCGGCCTTGCTCGTCAGCCTGCTGTGGCATCCGGCCTGGCTCGCGCCGTGCCTGATCATCCTGCTGACCGCCGTATGGATCGTCGAGCTGCGTCGCGTGCCGCCGCCGGTCGCCGCGCCGGATCGTGATGCCCCCGACCACGCCGCCCCCGTGCGCGCGGCGATGGAGGACGTGCGCAGCGCGCTGGCCGATGAGCTCGGTCACGCCTCGCGCGAGCTGCACCAGGCGCTCGGCCTGCTACGCGATGCGGTGTCCGAACTCGGCGGCGGCTTCGACGGCCTGGCCCAGAAGACCGCCCTGCAGCAATCCCTGCTCAAGCAGATCATCGACGCCCAGCACGGCGAGGTCTCGGTACAGGATTTCACCGCGCGCACCGGCGACCTGCTCGAGCATTTCGTCGGCGTGGTGGTGCAGATGTCGCGCGAAAGCCTGCGCATCGTCTACCGCATCGACGGCATGGCCAAGGAGATG
The DNA window shown above is from Aerosticca soli and carries:
- a CDS encoding protein-glutamate methylesterase/protein-glutamine glutaminase, which produces MDKVRVLIVDDSALVRKLLSTLLAHDPMIEVVGTAPDPFIAREKIKQLEPDVLTLDVEMPRMDGITFLENLMRLRPMPVVMVSSLTEQGAEVTLRALELGAVDFVTKPASDLADHLADYAEEICAKVKMAARARPRPRSEVRRLEVAPRYSADAVLPRAQGAGTRGGSPIIAIGASTGGTEAIRVILEAMPPDAPPIVVTQHIPAAFSGPFARRMDGCSAMRVTEAVDGQPIQSGHAYIAPGGQHLLVMWDGARYVCRLHDGPLVNRHKPSVDVLFRSVAASVGKVAVAALLTGMGDDGARGLLELSQTGAATLVQDEASSVVWGMPGAAWKLGAAREMLPLDCIPARLLELARQAAAGAPRAALHSNG